The Gemmatimonas phototrophica region CTGGAAAGCGAAGGCGTGCTGGCGCCCGTCAGTACGGAATGAGCCACGAGGGGAGTTCCACGTCGACGGGCACCTGGGAACAGGTCGCCCGCGCCGACGACGTACCCACCGATATTCCGCTGGCGGTCACGCTGGTCGATGGTCGACGGATCTGCCTCGTGCGACTCCATGGCGAGGTGTTCGCGGTCGAAGACCGCTGTCCGCACCGCGATTTTCCGCTGTCCGGTGGCGACGTGGTGGCAGGACATCTCGAGTGTCCGTGGCACGGTGCCCGTTTCGACCTGCGCACCGGGCAGTGCTCACAGGGCCCCGCCGAAGGCGATGCCATTGCGACGTATCCGGTCATGCAGGTCAATGGGATTGTGCTCGTGGGGCCGGCAGCGGCCACGGGTATCGACAGCAGCAACAGTAACTGATCAGTCGTGGGTTGTGTGTTTGAGATGTGCGTTCAAGGGATGCACCCAGAACTCGTAACCCGAACTCAGAACCCGGAACTGATCAGTTCAACTCAGGTACACGAACCAATGCGCCACAGCCTCGCCCCCCGCTCCGACTTTCCGCTCCTGGCGGCCACCCCCGGGTTGCACTACCTCGACTCCGCGGCCACGTCGCAGAAGCCGGCGGCCGTGCTGAACGCCATTCGGGATTTCTACGAAACGGCCAATGCCAATCCGCATCGGGGCGCCTACGCCCTGAGCGCGAAGGCCACCGATCTCTACCACGACGCGCGCGCCACGATTGCCCGCTTTGTTGGGGTGGCCGATAGCGACTGCGTGGTGTTTACCCGCGGCACGACCGAGGCCATGAATCTGGTGGCCTCCAGCTGGGGGCGCACCAACGTGCAGGCGGGCGATGAGATTGTGGTCACCGCGCTTGAACACCACGCCAACTTTGTGCCGTGGCAGCAACTGGCGCTGCAGACTGGTGCCACGTTGCGCATTGTGGAGCTCACGGCGCACCAGAGCATCGACCTCGATCAGTTGCGCGACGTGGTGAGCACCCGCACCAAACTGGTCGCCATCACGCACGTCTCCAATGCCGTGGGGGCCATTACGCCCCTGGCCGAGGCGGTGCACATCATTCGCGCGCGTTCGGCGGCGGTGATTGTGGTGGATGGCGCGCAGGCAGTGCCGCATCTGCCCGTTGCCTTTGATACGCTCGATATCGATTTCTACGCGTTCAGCGGCCACAAGCTGCTGGGCCCCATGGGGATCGGATGTCTGGTCGGTCGCCGCGCCATTCTCGAAAAGATGCCGCCGTACCAGTTTGGTGGCGACATGATTGAATGGGTGCATGACTTCGACTGCACCTGGAACGTGCTGCCGCACAAGTTCGAGGCAGGCACCCCCAACGCGGCGGATGCCGTGGGTCTGGCGGCCGCGGTACGGTATCTGGAAGCGCTGGGCATGGATCAGGTACGCGCCCATGAGCTGTCGTTGCTGGAGAAGGCCGAGGCCGCCGTGCGGGCGTTGCCCGGTCTCACCGTGTACGGGCCGGCCGTGGCCCAGCGCAGCGGTGTGCTGAGCTTCTCGGTAGCGGATGTGCATCCACACGATCTGGCCACCATTCTTGACCAGCACGGCGTGTGCATTCGCGCCGGACACCACTGCGCGCAGCCGCTCATGCGTCGACTCGGGGTGAGCGCCACCGCGCGCGCGAGCTTCTACGTGTACAGTGACGAGAGCGATGTCGAGGCCTTGGTCACGGCCCTCGTTGCGGCACAGCAGATTTTTGCCGCCGTTGACTGAGTCGCTGGCCATGAGCGGGAAAGCCAGTGCCGCCTCAATGGCGGCCATGTACCAGGACGCTCTGCTCGCCCATCATCGGGCGCCGCACAACCGGCGCGAGATGGGCGACGCGACGGCGAGCGCAGTGCACAAGAACCCCGTGTGTGGTGACGAAATTCGCGTGATGGTACGCGTGGACGGCGACGAACTGGTGGATGTGTCCTTTACGGGCCGTGGCTGCTCCATTGCCACGGCGTCCGCCAGCATGATGACCGATGCCACGGTGGGGCAGTCCGTTGGTGATGCCGTAGCCTTGGCCGAGCAGGTGGAGCGGATGCTGACCGGCGCCGACGGTGCACTACCTGATGGGTTGGCACCATTGCGTGGCGTGGCGCCATTTGCCGGGCGTCACGGCTGCGCGCGCATGCCGTGGCAGGCGCTGCGGGAAGCCCTCAGCACGTAGGCGTTTACGAACACCGTTGTTGCCGGCCGGCTTGGGTTGGAACTGTATTGCGAGGACTGCGCGGCTTGGGCGGACAGGACGTCCAAACGAGGACTGGCTCCGGCATGGGTAAGCGGCGTACTGCGGCGGCGAGCCCGATCACTTTTGATTTTCGGATCGAGAGGCGGTGGAGAGTGTCTGTAGCCCCAGCACTATTGCCAGCGACCGGCCATGCAGCGGCGGCGTTAACGAATCCGCACACTCGCCTGCCGCTCGGTATTGACGTGCAACTGCAGCACGTCGGGGCGGCCATAGTGGCCCGCCACATCAAAGTTCTGTCGCTCCTCGCGCACGCGGGTGTGGGCAATATCCACCACGAATAACCGTTCCTCGTGCGGCGTGGGCTCCACCAGCCAGGAAGCGTCGGGAGCCGCAATGGCGGTGCCCCCCTCGCTGATGATCTCGGGGAGCCGTTCGCGGAGCAGCTCGGCATGCGGCACGTGATCGCCAATATGTTCGCGGCGTAGCACGCCGCACACCGACATCACATACGAGCGCCCTTCGCGCGCCAGGAAGCGCGTAATGGCTTCGGTGTTGCGCACACTCCCGGGCCAGATGGCCACGTGCAGATCCTCGCCCTGCCCGTAGAGCGCCGCACGGGCCAGCGGCAGCCAGTTTTCCCAGCAATTCAAAGCGCCCAGTGTGAACGGTCCCACGGGGAAGGTGCGCAAACCGTGCCCATCACCCGGCGCCCAGCTGAGGCGTTCTTCGTAGGTGGGCATGAGCTTGCGGTGCACATTCACGATACCCTGCGAAGGCGTGATGGTCACACAGCTGGCGAATACGCTGTGCCCGCCACGATCGGCGGGGCGCTCGATAATGCCCAGCACCACGGTGATGCCGTGCGCGGCGACCGCCTGCACCACCGGCTCAAGATGCCCGGCCTCGATCTGAACGGCCTGATCGAGATAATGCGCGTGCATGGTTTTCTGCATCACGCTGTCGAAACGCGCCCCATCCGTATGCTCAATCCAGAACGGATAGCCGGGCACGAACGCCTCGGGAAAGGCGAGCAATTGCACCTGCTGCTTGGCCGCATCGGCAATTGCCTGCACGACTTTGGCAATCGTGCCGTCGCGGTGCAGCCACACCGGCGCCAGCTGGGCACCGGCAATACGGAGCGTGTCAGCGATGTGGTCTGTCATGCGGCACGAAGTGGAAAGGGGTGATGGCCGTACTACAGGCGGCTGCAGGACGCCTGCACCGCCAACGCGTTGCCTACGGCCCGTTCGGTGGGATCAGAGGGCGTATTCACCACGCGCACCGTCCCGGTGGTCAAATCGCGCAGCACCAGCGCACTCGAACCGCCGCCGTCGAGATTCAGCGCCTGTGTGGCCCCGAGGGCGCGCAGCAGGTCGGCGGTCTGTCGCAAGGTGGTCCCCATCGTTACCCCAGGCTTGCGTCCGTCAATGACGGCCAGCCACAAACGCTTCGTCCCCGGGTGCAGCCCCAGCGCCGATCGCGGATTGAGGCCACGAAAACCGGCGTTTCCTTCCGTCTCCACATCGTTCACCACCACGCTGTCCACGATCAGCATGGGCCGCCCCCCGACGGCGTCACGGGGGACCATTTTGTTACGACTGCTGATGATGCGTACGCGGAGAGTG contains the following coding sequences:
- a CDS encoding Rieske (2Fe-2S) protein, coding for MSHEGSSTSTGTWEQVARADDVPTDIPLAVTLVDGRRICLVRLHGEVFAVEDRCPHRDFPLSGGDVVAGHLECPWHGARFDLRTGQCSQGPAEGDAIATYPVMQVNGIVLVGPAAATGIDSSNSN
- a CDS encoding aminotransferase class V-fold PLP-dependent enzyme gives rise to the protein MRHSLAPRSDFPLLAATPGLHYLDSAATSQKPAAVLNAIRDFYETANANPHRGAYALSAKATDLYHDARATIARFVGVADSDCVVFTRGTTEAMNLVASSWGRTNVQAGDEIVVTALEHHANFVPWQQLALQTGATLRIVELTAHQSIDLDQLRDVVSTRTKLVAITHVSNAVGAITPLAEAVHIIRARSAAVIVVDGAQAVPHLPVAFDTLDIDFYAFSGHKLLGPMGIGCLVGRRAILEKMPPYQFGGDMIEWVHDFDCTWNVLPHKFEAGTPNAADAVGLAAAVRYLEALGMDQVRAHELSLLEKAEAAVRALPGLTVYGPAVAQRSGVLSFSVADVHPHDLATILDQHGVCIRAGHHCAQPLMRRLGVSATARASFYVYSDESDVEALVTALVAAQQIFAAVD
- the sufU gene encoding Fe-S cluster assembly sulfur transfer protein SufU encodes the protein MTESLAMSGKASAASMAAMYQDALLAHHRAPHNRREMGDATASAVHKNPVCGDEIRVMVRVDGDELVDVSFTGRGCSIATASASMMTDATVGQSVGDAVALAEQVERMLTGADGALPDGLAPLRGVAPFAGRHGCARMPWQALREALST
- a CDS encoding carbon-nitrogen hydrolase family protein, encoding MTDHIADTLRIAGAQLAPVWLHRDGTIAKVVQAIADAAKQQVQLLAFPEAFVPGYPFWIEHTDGARFDSVMQKTMHAHYLDQAVQIEAGHLEPVVQAVAAHGITVVLGIIERPADRGGHSVFASCVTITPSQGIVNVHRKLMPTYEERLSWAPGDGHGLRTFPVGPFTLGALNCWENWLPLARAALYGQGEDLHVAIWPGSVRNTEAITRFLAREGRSYVMSVCGVLRREHIGDHVPHAELLRERLPEIISEGGTAIAAPDASWLVEPTPHEERLFVVDIAHTRVREERQNFDVAGHYGRPDVLQLHVNTERQASVRIR